The Deltaproteobacteria bacterium PRO3 DNA segment CCGCCTCCGAAGAGATTCAAAAGCTGAAAAAGGCGGGCCAGGACGCCTCCGCCACCTTGGCCGAGATGAAGGGCGTCGCCGAGCGCCTGAAGGCCATCGCCCCGGAGAGCGAGGCCCTCGAGAAGGAATTGGACGAGCTGCTGATGCAGATCCCCAACCTGCCGCACGCCTCGGTCCCGGTCGGAACCGGCGAACAGGACAACCAAGTCGTCCGCAGCTGGGGCGAAAAGCCGAAATTCCCCTTCGCGCCCAAGCCGCATTGGGAGCTGGGCGAAACCCTAGGCATCCTCGACTTCGAGCGCGGCGCGAAGATCGCCGGCGCCCGCTTCACGCTGTACCGCAGCCAGGCCGCGCGCCTCGAGCGCGCGTTGATCAATTTCATGCTCGAGACCCACACCCGGGAAAACGGCTACGAAGAAGTGCTGCCGCCCTTCCTCGTCAACGCCGAGAGCCTGCGCGGCACCGGCCAGCTGCCCAAGTTCGAGGCCGACCTCTTCAAAACCACCGAGGGGCATTACCTGGTGCCCACCGCCGAGGTGCCCGTCACCAACATCTACCGCGACGAGGTCCTCAAGGGCGAGCAGCTGCCGATCTCGCTCACCGCCTATACGCCCTGCTTCCGCAGCGAGGCGGGGAGCTACGGGAAGGACGTGCGCGGCCTGATCCGCCAACATCAGTTCAACAAGGTCGAGTTGGTGAAGTTCGCGCGGCCGGAAAGCTCCTACGACGAGCTCGAGAAGCTCACCCGCGACGCCGAGTCGATCCTGCAGAAGCTGGGACTGCACTACCGAGTGGTGGCGCTCTGCACCGGTGACATGGGTTTCTCCGCCGCCAAGACCTATGACTTGGAGGTCTGGCTGCCGGGCCAGGAGGCCTACCGCGAGATCTCAAGCTGCTCGAACTTCGAGGACTTCCAGGCGCGCCGCGCGAAGATCCGCTACAAGGACGAGAAGGGCAAGAATCACCTCGTGCATACCCTCAACGGCAGCGGCCTGGCGGTGGGCCGCACCCTCGTCGCCATCCTCGAAAACGGCCAGCAGGCGGACGGGAGCGTCGTCATCCCCGAGGCCCTGCGCCCCTATTACGGCGGCGACAAGATTTCGAAGTAGTATTGGAAGGGTGTCCGAGCGGTTTAAGGAACCGGTCTTGAAAACCGGCGTGCGGGCAACCGCACCGTGGGTTCGAATCCCACCCCTTCCGCAGCGCAACCATGAGGGGGCGGATGCCCCTTGGGCGCCCGCTCATCACCCTGGGGATCGCGAAACGCAGGTTTCGCAATCCTACCCATTCCGCAGCTCTAATCTATTGCGTGCAAACGTCGATCCCGTCCAGGTTTGCCTGGCACGTCAGCGGCGACTGGCAATCGCTGTCGGTATCGCAGGCGTCGCCGGCCTGGCCGGTGCCGTCACCACCGCCGCCATTGCCGTCGGGCACGCAGGTGGGATTTCCGTCCTCGATGAGGCAGGAGAAACCCGTCTCGCAGGAAAAGCCGTCGCAGGCGTCGTTGCCGGACCCGCAGGATCCGGCCGTCATGGCGACGGTGAAGGCCGCCAGAAGCAGTGTCAGGACTCGGAGCATGATTCCCCCTTCCAAAGGATGGTTTGGTAAATAGTAAGGTCCCCCGGCTCGGGCACCAAGCCTTTTTTGGAAAACCTCAGGGCCCTTCCGGCCCCGCCGAGGGCACCCAGACCGGCAAGGGGATCTTCAGGCGTTTGGAGACCGCCAAGGCGAAGGGCTCGTAGAGGTGCCGCAGTTCGGTCAGGCTCTTTTCCGCCTCCGGGCCCGCGGGAAAAAAAAGCCCGACCTTCTCGATCGCCCCGCGGATCCTTTCGAAATCCTCCGTCCCCATGCGCTGCGGGCCCTTGCGGTCGGGCCGCACCTTGAGGACCCGCGCCATCTCGACCAGGGCGTAGAGGGCCATGCGGAAGCTGGTCTTCACCTGCGAGCGCAGCGGGTGATCGGCGGGCAACTGTAACAGGGCGCAGGTGTCGAGAAAGGCCGTCAGCGAGGTCAACCAGGATTGCCCGAAGTGCTGCGAGCGATAGTAGGCGAGCACCGGGTGCGAGATGTGGTTTTGCAAAAACTCCGCGATCCACTGCTCGGAGTCGTGGAGGATGGCCTCGAGCTTTCCGCGATCTTCCGCCTTGCCGTAGCCCTCCAGAAGGCGTACCGCGCATTGCGGCGTCCCGGTGCGCAGACCGAACAAGGTGATCCTCGCCTCGCGTTGCGAGAAGACCTGATCAAGGAGCGGGACGTAGCCGACGATGATGGCCAGGGAGATGAAGCCCGTCGCCGCCTCCAGGACGATGAAGAGGCGCCCGAGGGAATTCACCGCGGTGAAGTCGCCGAGCCCCAAGGTGAAAAAAGTAGTGCCGCTCAGATAGACCATCGTCCCGAAACCCCAGCGCCCGGTTTCTTCGGTGAAGATCTTGGTGTCGAAGCCCCAATGCATCATCGCGAAGCCGAAGATGAGCCCCAGGGCCCAGAAGGCCAGCAGCAGGGGCACGGAGAGCGGCCCGAAGATCGCGTAGAAGTTCTGTCGCCGGTAGATGTCGCGCACCAGGGCGGCGAGCCCGGTCCAAAGCCGCCAAGAGCCGTGATAAAAATAAGTGGAGGGCCGAAAGAAGGAGACCGTGCGCGGCATGACGATGGTCGCGAAGGCGTCCCAGAGAATGACCCAGATCAGCAAGGCCCCGGCGATTCCGACCGCGGTATGCATGCGCGTCCCTTCCAAAGCGAGTGAAACGAGGCCTGATTGTAAAAAGGCTCGTCCGGCTTGACCATGAAATTCTCGGCCGCCCCGCTAGGGTTGGTCGGCGAAGGGCAACCGCAATTCCTTGAGGGTAAAGCTTCCGCGCGAGCTGTCCTCGAATTCCACCTCGTACTTCCACCCGGATTCGGCGATCACCTTCGCGCGACGATAGGTGTCGGGACCTCCGGGGGCCAAGACGGCCATGCCTGGATCGAGGGTGGCGCGGGTGGGCGTGATGTCCTTGGCCAGCTCGGTGGGCGGGCTGCACTTTTCGTCCTGGGCGTCGAAGCGGATCTTGAAGCCGCGCTCGCAGGGGGCCTCGATGCGGCCGCGGTACCAAAGCTGCGGCGTCCACTGGGCCCAG contains these protein-coding regions:
- a CDS encoding two pore domain potassium channel family protein; its protein translation is MHTAVGIAGALLIWVILWDAFATIVMPRTVSFFRPSTYFYHGSWRLWTGLAALVRDIYRRQNFYAIFGPLSVPLLLAFWALGLIFGFAMMHWGFDTKIFTEETGRWGFGTMVYLSGTTFFTLGLGDFTAVNSLGRLFIVLEAATGFISLAIIVGYVPLLDQVFSQREARITLFGLRTGTPQCAVRLLEGYGKAEDRGKLEAILHDSEQWIAEFLQNHISHPVLAYYRSQHFGQSWLTSLTAFLDTCALLQLPADHPLRSQVKTSFRMALYALVEMARVLKVRPDRKGPQRMGTEDFERIRGAIEKVGLFFPAGPEAEKSLTELRHLYEPFALAVSKRLKIPLPVWVPSAGPEGP
- the serS gene encoding serine--tRNA ligase, translating into MLDPKFVQQNLEKVRQSLAQRGKAVEGLDQVAQLLQRKNALQVEHDQLRARQNAASEEIQKLKKAGQDASATLAEMKGVAERLKAIAPESEALEKELDELLMQIPNLPHASVPVGTGEQDNQVVRSWGEKPKFPFAPKPHWELGETLGILDFERGAKIAGARFTLYRSQAARLERALINFMLETHTRENGYEEVLPPFLVNAESLRGTGQLPKFEADLFKTTEGHYLVPTAEVPVTNIYRDEVLKGEQLPISLTAYTPCFRSEAGSYGKDVRGLIRQHQFNKVELVKFARPESSYDELEKLTRDAESILQKLGLHYRVVALCTGDMGFSAAKTYDLEVWLPGQEAYREISSCSNFEDFQARRAKIRYKDEKGKNHLVHTLNGSGLAVGRTLVAILENGQQADGSVVIPEALRPYYGGDKISK